The Zingiber officinale cultivar Zhangliang chromosome 10A, Zo_v1.1, whole genome shotgun sequence genome contains a region encoding:
- the LOC122028210 gene encoding silicon efflux transporter LSI2-like produces MAVAAISKVVLGLVAFSVFWVLAVFPAVPVLPIGRTAGALLSAILMVLFGVMTPEQAFASIDLPILALLFGTMVVSAYLERADLFAHLGTLLSWRSRGGKDLLFRVCLVAAVSSAFFTNDTACVVLTAFVLKLARRNNLPPRPFLLALASSANVGSTATPIGNPQNLVIASLSGITFGRFLLGLLPAMLLGVLVNASILLIFFFKELSVDNNNDVESNINSESAAGDPFDEEDVIAHRFFPATMSHVTSVDSDDWIRTLPSLSRDTSLNETLRNRAGTSAENPATTTESTTAANSTPPQEPAAAAGDGSEEAAARQGRGKRVSHMVKRFKKHYLWRTCVYLVTVGMLVALLMGLNMAWTAITAALVLIVLDFTDAQPCLEKVSYSLLIFFCGMFITVDGFNRTGIPSAFWDFIEPHARVDKPGGIALLALVVIFLSNIASNVPTVLLLGSRVAASAARISAGQESKAWLILAWVSTVAGNLTLVGSAANLIVCEQAQRVKSIGYTLSFFAHLPFGFLSTLVVTAVGLLLIRE; encoded by the exons ATGGCGGTGGCGGCGATATCGAAGGTGGTGCTGGGCTTGGTGGCCTTCTCCGTGTTTTGGGTGCTGGCCGTGTTTCCGGCGGTGCCAGTGCTTCCGATTGGACGGACCGCAGGCGCGCTCCTCAGCGCAATACTCATGGTGCTCTTCGGCGTGATGACGCCGGAGCAGGCCTTCGCCTCCATCGACCTCCCGATCCTCGCGCTTCTCTTCGGCACGATGGTAGTCAGCGCCTATCTGGAGCGCGCCGACCTCTTCGCCCACCTCGGCACGCTGCTTTCGTGGCGGAGCAGGGGCGGAAAAGACCTCCTATTCCGCGTCTGCCTCGTCGCCGCCGTCTCCTCCGCCTTCTTCACCAACGACACCGCCTGCGTCGTCCTCACCGCCTTCGTCCTCAAGCTCGCCCGCCGCAACAACCTCCCGCCGCGGCCTTTCCTCCTCGCTCTCGCCTCCAGCGCCAACGTCGGCTCCACCGCCACCCCCATCGGCAACCCCCAAAACCTTGTTATCGCCTCCCTAAGCGGCATCACCTTCGGCAGGTTCTTGCTCGGCCTTCTCCCCGCCATGCTCCTCGGCGTCCTCGTCAACGCCTCTATCCTCCTAATCTTCTTCTTCAAGGAACTGTCCGTTGACAACAACAACGACGTCGAATCCAACATTAATTCGGAGTCCGCAGCCGGAGATCCATTCGACGAGGAGGACGTCATAGCCCACCGCTTCTTCCCCGCCACCATGTCCCACGTCACCTCCGTGGATTCCGACGACTGGATCAGAACACTCCCGTCTCTTTCTCGCGACACATCGCTCAACG AGACGTTGAGAAACAGAGCAGGCACGAGCGCAGAGAACCCCGCAACGACGACCGAGTCAACAACGGCGGCGAACTCAACCCCGCCGCAAGAACCGGCAGCGGCAGCCGGAGACGGCAGCGAAGAGGCGGCGGCCAGACAAGGTCGAGGAAAGCGGGTGAGCCACATGGTGAAGCGGTTCAAGAAGCACTACCTGTGGCGGACGTGCGTGTACCTAGTCACCGTCGGCATGCTGGTGGCGCTGCTCATGGGGCTCAACATGGCGTGGACGGCGATCACGGCCGCGCTCGTCCTCATCGTCCTCGACTTCACCGACGCCCAACCGTGCCTCGAAAAGGTCTCCTACTcgctcttgatcttcttctgcgGGATGTTCATCACCGTCGACGGCTTCAACCGGACAGGAATCCCCAGCGCCTTCTGGGACTTCATAGAACCTCACGCTCGGGTCGATAAACCCGGCGGAATCGCGCTGCTCGCTCTCGTCGTCATCTTCCTCTCCAACATCGCCTCCAACGTACCGACAG TCCTGTTGCTCGGATCTCGGGTGGCGGCGTCGGCAGCGAGAATCTCTGCCGGCCAAGAAAGCAAGGCGTGGCTGATTCTGGCGTGGGTGAGCACGGTGGCGGGGAACCTGACGCTGGTGGGATCCGCGGCCAACTTGATAGTGTGCGAGCAGGCTCAGCGAGTGAAGTCCATTGGCTACACGCTCTCCTTCTTCGCGCATCTCCCGTTCGGGTTCTTGTCGACGCTGGTCGTCACGGCCGTCGGGCTGTTGCTTATCCGAGAGTAA